A part of Fundulus heteroclitus isolate FHET01 chromosome 23, MU-UCD_Fhet_4.1, whole genome shotgun sequence genomic DNA contains:
- the LOC105928689 gene encoding zinc finger protein ubi-d4 isoform X2 yields the protein MAAAVDSVVKVLGEQYYRDAMEQCHSYNARLCAERSILMPFLDSQTGVAQSNCYIWMEKRHRSAGIAPGQLYSYPARRWRKKRRSHPPEDPRLAFPPLKADIELGLKREALGTVDGSSLEALLKGEPLERRSGASEVRAPEEDAATVEPPATSAVTHTSSGRIRKQRVLDHDDYLDDLDDEDFEDETPKRRGKSKSKGRSDKNGKKKTEAAAAALEERDKPYACDICGKRYKNRPGLSYHYTHSHLAEEEGEDHEEIEAPATPRQPEEQKTTKKGPNGLAMPNDYCDFCLGDSILNQKTGLSEELVSCSDCGRSGHPTCLQFTPVMMAAVKTYRWQCIECKCCNVCGTSENDDQLLFCDDCDRGYHMYCLTPPMTEPPEGSWSCHLCLALLKDKASIYQQNQSSAPE from the exons TCTAGGAGAACAGTACTACAGAGACGCCATGGAGCAGTGTCACAGCTACAACGCCCGTCTCTGTGCAGAGCGCAGCATCCTCATGCCTTTCCTGGACTCTCAGACGGGAGTCGCTCAGTCCAACTGTTACATCTGGATGGAGAAGAGGCACAGGAGTGCAG GTATAGCTCCAGGACAGCTGTACTCGTACCCCGCTCGCCGCTGGAGGAAGAAACGGCGTTCCCATCCTCCTGAGGACCCTCGCTTGGCCTTCCCCCCTCTCAAAGCAG ATATAGAGCTGGGTCTGAAGCGGGAGGCTTTGGGAACGGTGGATGGAAGCAGCTTGGAGGCGCTGTTAAAAGGCGAACCCCTGGAGAGGAGGAGCGGCGCGTCCGAGGTGCGGGCCCCCGAGGAAGACGCGGCCACGGTGGAGCCTCCGGCCACGTCGGCGGTCACCCACACGTCGTCCGGGCGCATTCGTAAG CAGAGAGTGCTTGACCACGACGATTACTTGGATGACCTGGACGACGAAGACTTTGAAGACGAGACCCCCAAGAGACGAGGCAAGAGCAAATCCAAG GGCCGCAGCGACAAGAACGGGAAGAAGAAAACGGAGGCTGCGGCGGCGGCGCTGGAGGAGCGGGACAAACCGTACGCCTGTGACA tCTGCGGAAAGCGCTACAAGAATCGCCCAGGCCTGAGCTACCACTATACACACTCTCACCTGGCAGAGGAGGAGGGCGAGGATCACGAGGAGATCGAGGCGCCAGCCACTCCTCGCCagcctgaggagcagaaga CCACCAAAAAGGGCCCCAATGGGCTGGCGATGCCCAACGATTACTGTGATTTCTGCCTGGGGGACTCCATCCTGAACCAGAAAACGGGCCTGTCTGAAGAGCTGGTGTCCTGCTCCGACTGCGGCCGCTCAG GTCACCCCACGTGTCTGCAGTTCACCCCAGTGATGATGGCCGCCGTGAAGACGTACCGCTGGCAGTGCATCGAGTGCAAGTGCTGCAACGTCTGCGGCACCTCCGAGAACGAC gACCAGCTGCTCTTCTGTGACGACTGCGACCGAGGCTACCACATGTACTGTCTAACCCCACCTATGACCGAACCGCCGGAGG GGAGTTGGAGCTGCCACCTGTGCCTGGCTCTGCTAAAAGACAAAGCCTCCATataccagcagaaccagagctcAGCCCCCGAGTGA
- the LOC105928689 gene encoding zinc finger protein ubi-d4 isoform X1 — protein MAAAVDSVVKVLGEQYYRDAMEQCHSYNARLCAERSILMPFLDSQTGVAQSNCYIWMEKRHRSAGIAPGQLYSYPARRWRKKRRSHPPEDPRLAFPPLKAADIELGLKREALGTVDGSSLEALLKGEPLERRSGASEVRAPEEDAATVEPPATSAVTHTSSGRIRKQRVLDHDDYLDDLDDEDFEDETPKRRGKSKSKGRSDKNGKKKTEAAAAALEERDKPYACDICGKRYKNRPGLSYHYTHSHLAEEEGEDHEEIEAPATPRQPEEQKTTKKGPNGLAMPNDYCDFCLGDSILNQKTGLSEELVSCSDCGRSGHPTCLQFTPVMMAAVKTYRWQCIECKCCNVCGTSENDDQLLFCDDCDRGYHMYCLTPPMTEPPEGSWSCHLCLALLKDKASIYQQNQSSAPE, from the exons TCTAGGAGAACAGTACTACAGAGACGCCATGGAGCAGTGTCACAGCTACAACGCCCGTCTCTGTGCAGAGCGCAGCATCCTCATGCCTTTCCTGGACTCTCAGACGGGAGTCGCTCAGTCCAACTGTTACATCTGGATGGAGAAGAGGCACAGGAGTGCAG GTATAGCTCCAGGACAGCTGTACTCGTACCCCGCTCGCCGCTGGAGGAAGAAACGGCGTTCCCATCCTCCTGAGGACCCTCGCTTGGCCTTCCCCCCTCTCAAAGCAG CAGATATAGAGCTGGGTCTGAAGCGGGAGGCTTTGGGAACGGTGGATGGAAGCAGCTTGGAGGCGCTGTTAAAAGGCGAACCCCTGGAGAGGAGGAGCGGCGCGTCCGAGGTGCGGGCCCCCGAGGAAGACGCGGCCACGGTGGAGCCTCCGGCCACGTCGGCGGTCACCCACACGTCGTCCGGGCGCATTCGTAAG CAGAGAGTGCTTGACCACGACGATTACTTGGATGACCTGGACGACGAAGACTTTGAAGACGAGACCCCCAAGAGACGAGGCAAGAGCAAATCCAAG GGCCGCAGCGACAAGAACGGGAAGAAGAAAACGGAGGCTGCGGCGGCGGCGCTGGAGGAGCGGGACAAACCGTACGCCTGTGACA tCTGCGGAAAGCGCTACAAGAATCGCCCAGGCCTGAGCTACCACTATACACACTCTCACCTGGCAGAGGAGGAGGGCGAGGATCACGAGGAGATCGAGGCGCCAGCCACTCCTCGCCagcctgaggagcagaaga CCACCAAAAAGGGCCCCAATGGGCTGGCGATGCCCAACGATTACTGTGATTTCTGCCTGGGGGACTCCATCCTGAACCAGAAAACGGGCCTGTCTGAAGAGCTGGTGTCCTGCTCCGACTGCGGCCGCTCAG GTCACCCCACGTGTCTGCAGTTCACCCCAGTGATGATGGCCGCCGTGAAGACGTACCGCTGGCAGTGCATCGAGTGCAAGTGCTGCAACGTCTGCGGCACCTCCGAGAACGAC gACCAGCTGCTCTTCTGTGACGACTGCGACCGAGGCTACCACATGTACTGTCTAACCCCACCTATGACCGAACCGCCGGAGG GGAGTTGGAGCTGCCACCTGTGCCTGGCTCTGCTAAAAGACAAAGCCTCCATataccagcagaaccagagctcAGCCCCCGAGTGA
- the LOC105928689 gene encoding zinc finger protein ubi-d4 isoform X3, which translates to MAAAVDSVVKVLGEQYYRDAMEQCHSYNARLCAERSILMPFLDSQTGVAQSNCYIWMEKRHRSAGIAPGQLYSYPARRWRKKRRSHPPEDPRLAFPPLKAADIELGLKREALGTVDGSSLEALLKGEPLERRSGASEVRAPEEDAATVEPPATSAVTHTSSGRIRKRVLDHDDYLDDLDDEDFEDETPKRRGKSKSKGRSDKNGKKKTEAAAAALEERDKPYACDICGKRYKNRPGLSYHYTHSHLAEEEGEDHEEIEAPATPRQPEEQKTTKKGPNGLAMPNDYCDFCLGDSILNQKTGLSEELVSCSDCGRSGHPTCLQFTPVMMAAVKTYRWQCIECKCCNVCGTSENDDQLLFCDDCDRGYHMYCLTPPMTEPPEGSWSCHLCLALLKDKASIYQQNQSSAPE; encoded by the exons TCTAGGAGAACAGTACTACAGAGACGCCATGGAGCAGTGTCACAGCTACAACGCCCGTCTCTGTGCAGAGCGCAGCATCCTCATGCCTTTCCTGGACTCTCAGACGGGAGTCGCTCAGTCCAACTGTTACATCTGGATGGAGAAGAGGCACAGGAGTGCAG GTATAGCTCCAGGACAGCTGTACTCGTACCCCGCTCGCCGCTGGAGGAAGAAACGGCGTTCCCATCCTCCTGAGGACCCTCGCTTGGCCTTCCCCCCTCTCAAAGCAG CAGATATAGAGCTGGGTCTGAAGCGGGAGGCTTTGGGAACGGTGGATGGAAGCAGCTTGGAGGCGCTGTTAAAAGGCGAACCCCTGGAGAGGAGGAGCGGCGCGTCCGAGGTGCGGGCCCCCGAGGAAGACGCGGCCACGGTGGAGCCTCCGGCCACGTCGGCGGTCACCCACACGTCGTCCGGGCGCATTCGTAAG AGAGTGCTTGACCACGACGATTACTTGGATGACCTGGACGACGAAGACTTTGAAGACGAGACCCCCAAGAGACGAGGCAAGAGCAAATCCAAG GGCCGCAGCGACAAGAACGGGAAGAAGAAAACGGAGGCTGCGGCGGCGGCGCTGGAGGAGCGGGACAAACCGTACGCCTGTGACA tCTGCGGAAAGCGCTACAAGAATCGCCCAGGCCTGAGCTACCACTATACACACTCTCACCTGGCAGAGGAGGAGGGCGAGGATCACGAGGAGATCGAGGCGCCAGCCACTCCTCGCCagcctgaggagcagaaga CCACCAAAAAGGGCCCCAATGGGCTGGCGATGCCCAACGATTACTGTGATTTCTGCCTGGGGGACTCCATCCTGAACCAGAAAACGGGCCTGTCTGAAGAGCTGGTGTCCTGCTCCGACTGCGGCCGCTCAG GTCACCCCACGTGTCTGCAGTTCACCCCAGTGATGATGGCCGCCGTGAAGACGTACCGCTGGCAGTGCATCGAGTGCAAGTGCTGCAACGTCTGCGGCACCTCCGAGAACGAC gACCAGCTGCTCTTCTGTGACGACTGCGACCGAGGCTACCACATGTACTGTCTAACCCCACCTATGACCGAACCGCCGGAGG GGAGTTGGAGCTGCCACCTGTGCCTGGCTCTGCTAAAAGACAAAGCCTCCATataccagcagaaccagagctcAGCCCCCGAGTGA
- the LOC105928689 gene encoding zinc finger protein ubi-d4 isoform X4, whose protein sequence is MAAAVDSVVKVLGEQYYRDAMEQCHSYNARLCAERSILMPFLDSQTGVAQSNCYIWMEKRHRSAGIAPGQLYSYPARRWRKKRRSHPPEDPRLAFPPLKADIELGLKREALGTVDGSSLEALLKGEPLERRSGASEVRAPEEDAATVEPPATSAVTHTSSGRIRKRVLDHDDYLDDLDDEDFEDETPKRRGKSKSKGRSDKNGKKKTEAAAAALEERDKPYACDICGKRYKNRPGLSYHYTHSHLAEEEGEDHEEIEAPATPRQPEEQKTTKKGPNGLAMPNDYCDFCLGDSILNQKTGLSEELVSCSDCGRSGHPTCLQFTPVMMAAVKTYRWQCIECKCCNVCGTSENDDQLLFCDDCDRGYHMYCLTPPMTEPPEGSWSCHLCLALLKDKASIYQQNQSSAPE, encoded by the exons TCTAGGAGAACAGTACTACAGAGACGCCATGGAGCAGTGTCACAGCTACAACGCCCGTCTCTGTGCAGAGCGCAGCATCCTCATGCCTTTCCTGGACTCTCAGACGGGAGTCGCTCAGTCCAACTGTTACATCTGGATGGAGAAGAGGCACAGGAGTGCAG GTATAGCTCCAGGACAGCTGTACTCGTACCCCGCTCGCCGCTGGAGGAAGAAACGGCGTTCCCATCCTCCTGAGGACCCTCGCTTGGCCTTCCCCCCTCTCAAAGCAG ATATAGAGCTGGGTCTGAAGCGGGAGGCTTTGGGAACGGTGGATGGAAGCAGCTTGGAGGCGCTGTTAAAAGGCGAACCCCTGGAGAGGAGGAGCGGCGCGTCCGAGGTGCGGGCCCCCGAGGAAGACGCGGCCACGGTGGAGCCTCCGGCCACGTCGGCGGTCACCCACACGTCGTCCGGGCGCATTCGTAAG AGAGTGCTTGACCACGACGATTACTTGGATGACCTGGACGACGAAGACTTTGAAGACGAGACCCCCAAGAGACGAGGCAAGAGCAAATCCAAG GGCCGCAGCGACAAGAACGGGAAGAAGAAAACGGAGGCTGCGGCGGCGGCGCTGGAGGAGCGGGACAAACCGTACGCCTGTGACA tCTGCGGAAAGCGCTACAAGAATCGCCCAGGCCTGAGCTACCACTATACACACTCTCACCTGGCAGAGGAGGAGGGCGAGGATCACGAGGAGATCGAGGCGCCAGCCACTCCTCGCCagcctgaggagcagaaga CCACCAAAAAGGGCCCCAATGGGCTGGCGATGCCCAACGATTACTGTGATTTCTGCCTGGGGGACTCCATCCTGAACCAGAAAACGGGCCTGTCTGAAGAGCTGGTGTCCTGCTCCGACTGCGGCCGCTCAG GTCACCCCACGTGTCTGCAGTTCACCCCAGTGATGATGGCCGCCGTGAAGACGTACCGCTGGCAGTGCATCGAGTGCAAGTGCTGCAACGTCTGCGGCACCTCCGAGAACGAC gACCAGCTGCTCTTCTGTGACGACTGCGACCGAGGCTACCACATGTACTGTCTAACCCCACCTATGACCGAACCGCCGGAGG GGAGTTGGAGCTGCCACCTGTGCCTGGCTCTGCTAAAAGACAAAGCCTCCATataccagcagaaccagagctcAGCCCCCGAGTGA
- the LOC105928689 gene encoding zinc finger protein ubi-d4 isoform X5, whose translation MAAAVDSVVKVLGEQYYRDAMEQCHSYNARLCAERSILMPFLDSQTGVAQSNCYIWMEKRHRSAGIAPGQLYSYPARRWRKKRRSHPPEDPRLAFPPLKAADIELGLKREALGTVDGSSLEALLKGEPLERRSGASEVRAPEEDAATVEPPATSAVTHTSSGRIRKQRVLDHDDYLDDLDDEDFEDETPKRRGKSKSKGRSDKNGKKKTEAAAAALEERDKPYACDTTKKGPNGLAMPNDYCDFCLGDSILNQKTGLSEELVSCSDCGRSGHPTCLQFTPVMMAAVKTYRWQCIECKCCNVCGTSENDDQLLFCDDCDRGYHMYCLTPPMTEPPEGSWSCHLCLALLKDKASIYQQNQSSAPE comes from the exons TCTAGGAGAACAGTACTACAGAGACGCCATGGAGCAGTGTCACAGCTACAACGCCCGTCTCTGTGCAGAGCGCAGCATCCTCATGCCTTTCCTGGACTCTCAGACGGGAGTCGCTCAGTCCAACTGTTACATCTGGATGGAGAAGAGGCACAGGAGTGCAG GTATAGCTCCAGGACAGCTGTACTCGTACCCCGCTCGCCGCTGGAGGAAGAAACGGCGTTCCCATCCTCCTGAGGACCCTCGCTTGGCCTTCCCCCCTCTCAAAGCAG CAGATATAGAGCTGGGTCTGAAGCGGGAGGCTTTGGGAACGGTGGATGGAAGCAGCTTGGAGGCGCTGTTAAAAGGCGAACCCCTGGAGAGGAGGAGCGGCGCGTCCGAGGTGCGGGCCCCCGAGGAAGACGCGGCCACGGTGGAGCCTCCGGCCACGTCGGCGGTCACCCACACGTCGTCCGGGCGCATTCGTAAG CAGAGAGTGCTTGACCACGACGATTACTTGGATGACCTGGACGACGAAGACTTTGAAGACGAGACCCCCAAGAGACGAGGCAAGAGCAAATCCAAG GGCCGCAGCGACAAGAACGGGAAGAAGAAAACGGAGGCTGCGGCGGCGGCGCTGGAGGAGCGGGACAAACCGTACGCCTGTGACA CCACCAAAAAGGGCCCCAATGGGCTGGCGATGCCCAACGATTACTGTGATTTCTGCCTGGGGGACTCCATCCTGAACCAGAAAACGGGCCTGTCTGAAGAGCTGGTGTCCTGCTCCGACTGCGGCCGCTCAG GTCACCCCACGTGTCTGCAGTTCACCCCAGTGATGATGGCCGCCGTGAAGACGTACCGCTGGCAGTGCATCGAGTGCAAGTGCTGCAACGTCTGCGGCACCTCCGAGAACGAC gACCAGCTGCTCTTCTGTGACGACTGCGACCGAGGCTACCACATGTACTGTCTAACCCCACCTATGACCGAACCGCCGGAGG GGAGTTGGAGCTGCCACCTGTGCCTGGCTCTGCTAAAAGACAAAGCCTCCATataccagcagaaccagagctcAGCCCCCGAGTGA